The nucleotide sequence CTTGTGAAACAGAAGATCCAAATTGTCCATTTCCTTCTCTTGCACTATTATTTGTTGCACAAGTTTGACATGTTCTCCATGTTAAGCTGCTGGTGTTACTCATCTGCAGGCCTTTTTTGGAGTGTTTGATGGGCATGGGGGGCGTGCAGCTGTGGATTTCGTCTCTGAGACGCTTGGGAAGAACATTGTGGCAGCTCTAGATGAGCCGGAGAAGGAAGACAATCAAGCAGACACGGCAATAAAAGCAGGCTATCTGACCACGGACAGAGACTTCCTAAGTCAGGTGTGTGGCTCCCAACTGGGAGATACAAAGCACTTTGAAGCATTCGAACTTGCATCAAATGGATAACCTCATTTGCGTTGACAATCTCTTTTAGTTTGAATTCCAACAAGACCTCCTTTATTGCGTTGACCATAAATCAAATGATCAGGATCAAATCAATTTAACATCATAGAAATTAGATCCTTTCATGATGTTAAATTTTCATGGTATTATTTTATTCTTACAATACTATAAAAACACAATTCAACATTTATCCACTGTCCTTAAATCTACAACAAACATTTTACTTGCATGAGATCTGTGTCATTGCTGTGAAGACAACCATTACCAAACTATCATAGTTGACGATGGATGTTTCCTTTCATTTGCAGGGTGTTAGTAGTGGAGTTTGTGCAGCCACTGTGTTGCTAAAAGATGGAGAACTACATGTGGCTAATGTGGGCGACTGCAGGGTGGTTATGAGCAGGAAGGGAGTAGCAGATGCTCTTACTGATGACCACCGAGCTGGTAGAGAAGATGAGCGCATTCGCATTGAGAACTCTGTaagttcttcttcttcctctctctctctctctctctctctctctctctctctctctctctctctgatctcgTAGCTCAGTGAGCTTACAATATTCTGAACTCTTTCTGTCTCTCCCTGAAAATTAGGGTCTTGATCTTGTAGCTTACTAAGCTTACAATATTCTGAACTTAACATGGGGTTCTCTCTTTCTCATCAATTTAGGGGTCTTCATCTTGTAGCTTAGTGAGCTGACAATATTCTGAACTCCACACAGGGGGGCTATGTGACATGTCACAATGGAATATGGAGGGTGCAGGACTCTCTAGCTGTGTCAAGAGCAATCGGCGACCTGAACATGAAGGAATGGATCGTTTCTGAGCCCGAAACAAAGAGTCTTCAGCTAACTCCAGAGTGTGAGTTCTTAATACTGGCCTCGGATGGGTTGTGGGATAAGGTATATATATGACCACGACTGATCTGCTGCACTCATAATTCACATTTACCACCTAAACCTTCAGTGGTGCAACTCTTAACACATTGTGGTACCATTCCATTAGGTCGAAAACCAGGAGGCAGTTGATGTCGTCTCAAGGCAAAGCAACGCCATGAAGTCATGCAGAGACCTCATAGAAATCTCCTGCAGGAGGGGCAACCGAGATGACATTACAGTCATGGTGATAGACCTTCAGAAATTTATACAGCTACCTGGCTCGTGAAACTTCTTCTCGGTACTCCCCGTGAATAAACAACACTTTCGTGGATTCGATCTTGAGGTCGCAGATGACGTGCAGATGATGATCAGCGATACGCTCACTCCAAAGAATGCATCGCATCTTCGTAAATACTGAGATCAAGATGCCATGCTCGATGGAGGCCAATTAATCTTTAGGTTTAGGAGGATGAGGGAATGAGGAGAAGAAAAAGTGGAGATAAAAATGCAGAAGATATGGAGAAAGGGAATACCTGTAAATACACACACTTTGGTTCATTAAATTTGTCTCGATTTCTAGCCATGTcaagttcttgtgagcatagtgaCCGGTGGATGAATGATTAAGTACCTCAACAAATGTTCTGGTATGGTTTAATTAAGTTATTGAtatgggttaattacatattatccctgaTAGTTAGACTATCTCAGTCTCTAgacttgaaaattttataataaactctctataattatgaaagtgaaacatctaacttCATTTATCGGTTTTATCGATCGAAGTATAAAAACGataagtaaaaagataattttaatatcctaGTTATATTTTCAGTGGTGGCAAATGACGATGTCATAGGAGCCCATGAGTGCCTATTGTAGATGAGGGAGAGCGACAACAATAGATGaggcaaagagaaagaaggaagagaacgATATAGTTGCCGAATGGCCCTTTTGTCGACGCCACTCCCTAACCCCATCTTCTGGCTCTAGCCTAGCATAACAGTCTTCGCCCTCTCCTCAACCACCTCGTGTCGGCGCTTCATGGCCATCCATTGAGGATCTGTGGGCTTCTTCGCTTAACGCGTTGTTGTTGACTCAAAAATGGAGAGGCAAGAGATAAAGGACGAGGCTACGGAGTGCGAAGGAGAGGTAGTAGGATCAAAATCACAGGAAGTGCAAAGTGAGCAGACCCACAATGGACCTGCATCGAAGATGCAATAGCAAGTATCAAGGGAGTGGTAAGCAACACAAGTGACCTAGCGAACATGGCAAGCCATAAAGAATTGGCACCGTGGACAAATGCATCATAGACCCAACAAAGGAAGGCCGGGTCTAGCTCGTAGAAGATTGTTGCCCTTTCTTCGCTCTGCATCTGTGTTAGTGTTGCTCGGTAATTGTGTCGACGCAAATGCAGAGCGGCAAAAGTGCAACTTGACATTTGTGttgttctcttcctcctctcgttTTACCTCATTTCTCATCATCATTCTCTCTTCTCATGCACAACAACATCTCGCAGCTCCTAGTAGCGGTTGTCTACCATTACTGAAACGTAACTGGGATGTTGAAATCATCTTTTTGCCCATTATTTTTGTGCTTTCATCGATGAAACTAACGACGCTAAGGTGAATGGAAatagatattataattttataattatagggattccaatataaattttttaaatctagatATTGTAATATTAAAAAGGTCTAACTATAGGGGGGTAATATGTAAATAGTCATATTTagttaatttattattaataaatttaaataatttagaaatattttaGATATG is from Musa acuminata AAA Group cultivar baxijiao chromosome BXJ3-8, Cavendish_Baxijiao_AAA, whole genome shotgun sequence and encodes:
- the LOC103993191 gene encoding probable protein phosphatase 2C 74 isoform X1; translated protein: MVDPPEFLCSLLCFLAHLQKVVRKYFLAMALCSKSPGRASPAPALSWNRLAELPAVASKRSKDSSDRRVRPVVDVVPGGSKPAGTFVEKVSSLPKQENVECEENSGHPMVKVTANKIPRTRRRPARIAIPKPSADATFGVADREEDGVERDLEVEGGEYCVVSRKGHRHMMEDGYAVISTVHGDSKQAFFGVFDGHGGRAAVDFVSETLGKNIVAALDEPEKEDNQADTAIKAGYLTTDRDFLSQGVSSGVCAATVLLKDGELHVANVGDCRVVMSRKGVADALTDDHRAGREDERIRIENSGGYVTCHNGIWRVQDSLAVSRAIGDLNMKEWIVSEPETKSLQLTPECEFLILASDGLWDKVENQEAVDVVSRQSNAMKSCRDLIEISCRRGNRDDITVMVIDLQKFIQLPGS